One region of Jonesiaceae bacterium BS-20 genomic DNA includes:
- a CDS encoding helix-turn-helix domain-containing protein, with protein sequence MSRKNQVRRTRRGRSMSPSRLALLELIEGQPEPLTLSALVLHTGLHENTVRGHLEQLLEDGFITRYSEEPSGRGRPAWLWSAVELPTEGDSTDYAQLAAVLAKTVHDTSPTPRLAAHAAGQEWGAKLARAKNLHRDPAVDIEDSRGVLVGLLDDLGFAPAPQHGSSTVELNRCPLLQTATEYPDVVCSVHLGLLYGAAEEIGVSATGSDLIPFAGPGTCLLHLELSEENPADSSPTEESL encoded by the coding sequence ATGAGTCGTAAGAACCAGGTACGTCGGACCAGACGGGGGCGTTCGATGTCCCCTTCACGGTTGGCACTGCTCGAGCTCATCGAAGGTCAACCCGAACCATTAACCCTTTCCGCCCTGGTTTTACACACCGGTTTGCATGAAAACACGGTACGCGGCCACCTTGAACAACTCCTCGAGGACGGGTTCATCACCCGCTACTCAGAAGAGCCCTCCGGCCGCGGCCGCCCTGCTTGGTTGTGGTCCGCAGTCGAACTACCAACTGAAGGCGACTCGACTGATTACGCACAACTCGCTGCCGTCTTGGCCAAGACCGTCCATGACACTTCCCCAACGCCACGCCTAGCGGCACATGCAGCCGGGCAAGAGTGGGGAGCCAAACTCGCCCGTGCCAAAAATCTGCACAGGGACCCGGCCGTGGATATCGAAGATTCCCGTGGGGTGCTTGTAGGTCTACTCGATGATCTTGGTTTTGCTCCAGCTCCCCAGCACGGCTCGAGCACCGTGGAGTTGAACCGCTGCCCCCTCTTGCAGACCGCGACAGAGTATCCGGACGTAGTGTGCTCGGTTCACCTAGGCCTGCTCTACGGTGCCGCCGAGGAAATTGGGGTTAGTGCCACGGGATCCGATCTCATTCCCTTCGCCGGGCCCGGGACCTGCCTCCTTCACCTTGAACTTAGCGAAGAGAATCCTGCGGATTCATCTCCGACCGAAGAATCCCTGTGA